A genomic region of Mycobacterium sp. Aquia_213 contains the following coding sequences:
- a CDS encoding SDR family oxidoreductase yields MNRPNQSHADNLAGTTAIVTGASRGFGRAIATALSEAGAEVVGVARTAALLDEVRGQLGDSFIPVVADAADPATASELIDKYAPRTLVLCAGSAPRMSPLQEQSWETFSANWNVDVAQAFHWTRHALARPLAPGSSVILMSSGAAVNGSPLSGGYAGAKATVRFIGSYAAGESDRAGLGITFTSLLPRLTAVTDLGAKAAAAYAERQGIDVDTFVASTGPVLTAQQVGTSVVAIAGGEPAQHGAYLLTASGLSWLN; encoded by the coding sequence ATGAACCGGCCCAACCAGAGCCACGCCGACAACCTTGCCGGCACCACCGCGATCGTGACCGGGGCGAGCCGCGGATTCGGTCGCGCCATCGCGACCGCGCTGTCCGAAGCCGGCGCCGAGGTCGTCGGTGTCGCGCGCACCGCCGCCCTGCTCGACGAGGTCCGCGGACAGCTCGGCGACTCCTTCATCCCGGTGGTCGCCGACGCCGCCGATCCGGCCACGGCGAGTGAGTTGATCGACAAGTACGCCCCGCGCACCCTGGTGCTGTGCGCCGGGTCCGCCCCGCGGATGAGCCCGCTACAGGAACAGAGCTGGGAAACCTTCAGTGCCAACTGGAATGTGGATGTCGCGCAAGCGTTTCACTGGACGCGGCACGCGCTGGCGCGCCCGCTGGCGCCTGGCAGCTCGGTAATCCTGATGTCCAGCGGCGCCGCGGTCAACGGGTCGCCGCTGTCCGGTGGCTATGCGGGCGCCAAGGCAACCGTGCGGTTCATCGGCAGCTATGCGGCCGGGGAGTCGGACCGGGCCGGCCTGGGGATCACCTTCACCTCCTTGCTGCCACGGTTGACGGCGGTCACCGATCTGGGCGCCAAAGCCGCGGCGGCCTATGCCGAACGCCAAGGTATCGACGTCGACACCTTCGTCGCCTCGACCGGACCGGTGCTGACTGCCCAGCAGGTGGGCACGTCGGTAGTGGCGATCGCCGGCGGCGAGCCCGCGCAGCACGGCGCGTATCTGCTCACCGCGTCGGGCCTGTCCTGGTTGAACTGA